In Trichomycterus rosablanca isolate fTriRos1 chromosome 2, fTriRos1.hap1, whole genome shotgun sequence, the genomic window ATTGTGAATTTAGGCGGCAATACGACATTTGATGTAAGAAGTACTTTATTAATATTGCACGTTTATCATGTAAACAAAATGCTAcacaataattacaaaaattaaaaacactaaacagagTATATCTGTCCATAACAATTTGGCTTTTATTAAAGTCACAAAGGTCTTTATGCTGCCCATATTTACAGAATTAAACACCTGCACTGCAAGTTACtatttttgtattcattttgaaCCACTCTGATGTTTTTGGCAGTGCATATTTCTATTCCAACTGTGAAATCTACAAACAAATCCAGCCTCTGAAACTTTAATGTGTGACAAATAGCAAGCTAAAACTGTGAATGCCATTGAGAAGAAGCCTTGAGAGGAGCCATGACTCCAAAATAACTCTCTGGATACTGGCATTAAAGCAGGATGTGTACCTTTATAGAGTAGAAAGGTACAAATCTATACAATACTAATTTTCAGATCTAAGATGGGTGTTAAACATCAATACCTTGTGCTTCTGTGCTCTGCagctgattgattgattgattgtgcTAATCCATCAGATTACTCATCGTCTGTTTTACTAATGCttcatcctggttagggtcgctGTGGGCCAGATTCATTggatgaaaggcaggaaacacactgggccatcacagggcagatccccctacacatacacacacagacttaatTAATctgacttcatgtctttggaaacctgagcacccggagaaaacccatacAAATACAGGTATAACTTTGTCTGCTTGGCTGGGGAATTCAACCCAGGCtcctcttgctgtaaggcaacaatGATGCCCCCCATTATacagtttattcattcattcattcattcattcattttcttatccgcttattcaattagggttgaattttttttattccaataaataaaaaaagtttaatctCAAACCTTTAGCTCTGCACATTTACCTATTTATAGTATCTGTACATCAACAGAATATTTTTCATGTCTAATGGTAAGCAGGTGTGTTGATTCAAATCAGTAAAGCAGCTATATCAGCATTTGTAAAGGGTTGTACAGGGGTAACAAGCTATCGATTAGCTGCGTGAGACCGGAAGACATGTCTGCCATGAGAATGAGATAGTATCAGTGTAATCAAGCTATTTTTTGGAGCCTTCACGTTCAACTACGTAGATTCTAGAAAATTAGGGTGTAAGGTCTATAAGGTGATAAGGCTTGGTCTTCATCCCAAAGACATTGATATGATAAAGAGTCCTTTCTCATCAAGCCCAGTGATTTTGGGGAAGCTAGGTTATAGCCCCAAGGGATGTGTACTCGAAGTGTACTAGAAGTTTTTATGTAAATATGCATAAATATCCAGGTGTGTTTTAACACAAATATGCTTAAGTAGCATGTATAAAGGTAGCCCTTTAAGTAGGCCCTAAAGGTAGGCCCTTTAGACAGGAAAGTTCAATATGCTGCATATAtgtacaccaatgaggcataacattatgaccaccttcctaatattgtgtacagtagccctgcaactgtgatgcactgtctattctgacacctttctgtcagaaccagcattaacttcttcagcaatttgagctacagtagctcgtctgttggatcggaccacatgggtcagccttcgctccccacatgcatcaatgagccttggccgcccatgaccctgtcgccggtttaccactgttccttccttggaccactcttgatagatactgaccactgcagacgggaacaccccacaagagctacagttttggagatgctctgacccagtcgtctagcaatcacaatttggcccttgtcaaactatttttcctgcttctaacacatcaactttgaggatgaaattcacttgctgcctaatatatcccacctactaacaggtgctgtgatgaagagataatcagtgtggtcataatgttatgcctagtctatgtatatatatacagttgagtcacattattaagACCAATTCCTACTGTTAATGGCAGCAGCACATAGCCCATAAATAAAGTCATATTTCACTTGGTGGTTATATAAGGTGGGTATATAAGCTTGAGTggtttgggtcctttttgtttggagtttgcatgttctccacatgtctgtgtggggttcctcggggagctccggtttcctcccacagtccaaagacgtgcagtcagataAATTGGAcataccaaattgtccatgagtttgacattaataagtaactacctgtcctgtcatgaatgtaaccaaagtgtgtaaaacatgacgttaaattcctaataaataataatataattgaaAAAAAGAGTTGCATCAATCACTACCAAGTTCCAAACTGCAATAGGAGTTATTATCAGCTGTATGTCAAAATCTATGTTGATTGGGTTTTCATGACTGAGCAGCCACACATAAACCTATTTGTAGGAGGAATTATGGACTTAGACTGTAATGGCATGAACTGGatccaatttaaaaaaaaaatcctaatgtCATACACTGGTacactacaccgatcagccataacattaaaaccacctccttgtttctacgctcactgtccattttatcagctccacttaccaaataggagcactttgtagttctaaaatcaCTAACTTTAGTCCATCtacttctctgcatgctttgttagccccctttcatgctgttcttaaatggtcaggaccaccacaggaccaccacagagcaggtattatttgggtgttggatcattctcagcactgcagtgacactgacatggtggtggtgtgttagtgtgtgttgtgctggtatgattggatcagacacagcaccgctgctggagttttagctctaactctattagacactcctacctagttggtccaccttgtagatgtaaagtcagaaacgatcgctcatctattgctgctgtttgagttggtcatcttctagaccttcatcagtggtcacaggatgctgcccacagggcgctgttggctggatatatttttggttggtgtccagcagtgacagtgaggtgtttaaaaactccagcagcgctgctgtgtcttatccactcataccagcacaacacacactaacacaccaccaccatgtcagtgtcactgcagtgctgagaatgatccaccacctaaataatacctgctctgtagtggtcctgtgggggtcctgaccattgaagaacagggtgaaagggggctaacaaaaacatgcagagaaacagatggactacagtcagtaattgtagaactacaaagtgcttctatatggtaagtggagctgataaatggacagtgtgtgtagaaacaaggaggtggttttaatgttatggctgattggtgtatatggccTTGCTCCAGCAAGTCTGTCtccctgtgcataaagcaaggtTTATTGTAAAGGTTCATCTAGTTTGGTGACACAGATCTCTATCATCCATGCACAGGAGTACCTGTGGAAGAAGGAGTTTGGTGAAGGTGTGGCTTTCATGGGATTCTCCATAAGATGCTCAACATAAACCATGGTAAGTGTAAACAATAATATTACCAACAGTAGGATGGTTTTTGGTTTAGCACTTTTTAGTTGTCATGGCCTTTAACACCACCTTAGTTGCCACCCTCTGTTTTGCGTTTCCTGTTAAAtagtttttaaagtgttttaatttcaaatgCTAAATTTGTAAGCAGCTACAGTaatggtctagtaatcagaaggttgacggttccagacccaccactgcctgattgccactgttggagccctgagcaaggtccttaactctaacaactgtatttagtcataattgtaagtcactttggataaaagcatctgctgtaAATGTTTTCTCATTGTACTTTCAAACACTGATGAGAGGTTGCACTTGGTCAGGTGGTTAAAAGCACCAGTCAAAGGTTCTTGCTCTATCCATGCTTGGTCTCTAGTCAGGCCGGGTAACCTAATTTAgcatggtacagtacaggtcaTTTGGATGTGGAAACAACTACTAAATGTGGGACCATGGATTAAAAAAACATACTGTAGCATAAGTGCAccgtctggttcctctcaaggtttcttcctgtaattttaagagttttttcttgccactttagcccttggcttgctcaacaggggtgtTTGGTCTATTGGTCCTGTATTCTCTACAGTTGCCTTGAGACATcgtttattgtaaaaagtgctatacatataactttgacttgacttgacctggCTTGAATTGAAAAAAAGACAGCTGtctagatacttttggccatgtagtgtatttcaGAGAATATCGAAGGAATGATACACATTGAATTACACATTGCAGAGTGTAAGACATGAGTAATAGAATGAAACTCGACAAGTTGACAAACGCAATAAAATACACACGAGACAGTATTAGAAAGTACTGTGAGGTCTCACAGCTAAAAATTGAAGGCCCAGCTGGTAAAATGATCCTGCTCAGTGTTATTATTCTCCTCATGTCAGTTCCTGTCTGCTGTAGACTTGTCCACTGGATGAGAATTGAGGAGAGGAAATGAAAAAAGAGTTACATGGAGAGATGCCTGATGGCCATTTTTATAATTTGGCTCAGGTAAGAGAGAGCATGTCTGATATCTATCAGCTATCTTAGTGAAAGTattgtctttgtactgtttttaattaGTCTGAGTGATAGGAACAAATTTTAGGATGCCTGATGACTCTCCGCTGAGACCAAGCAGGAGTGGTGATAAGTGCTACACGAATAATTGACGCTAGTTTAGGTGCACTGTGTTAAAAGTGTAAACTTAAGTGtttaatacacacaaacacatccatccattcacccatccctTTTacttatctatctattcatttattattattaactttcaTACCAGCCCAcccatctattaatccatccattcaacacCTTCAATTACTCAACGACTTACCCCACtttacttatccatccatccatccatccattcacccatccattttacttatctatctattcatttattcactaatCCACACCCATTAACTTTCATAGTAGTCCACCCAGCTATTAATCCATCCACTTACCCCCTTCAAatcttaaatttatttatttaattacccatccatcctccacacatctatctatctatctatctatctatctatctatctatctatctatctatctatctatctatctatctatctatctatctatccatccatccatccatccatccatccatccatccatccatccatccatccatccatccatccatccatccatccatctccacacatccatctatccatccatcctccacatgcctatcaatccatccattcacccatccatccatttacctatccatccatccattcacccacccatccatcattcatcttCCACACACCCATTAATCTATGCattcatccatgcatccatccatccatttgtccACACATCCATTCATGCACTCATTCATCCTCCACACACCCATTAATCCATctatcaattcatccatccattctctatatatccatccatccatccacacacccATCAATTCATCCATGCACCTATCCATTCTCCACACACCTatacatccacccatccattctccacacacatatacatccattcatccatccatccatccatgcaccTATCCATTctccacacacatatacatccattcatccatcctccacacacccatccatccatccttgcACCTATCCATTctccacacacatatacatccattcatccatccatccatccatgcaccTATCCATTctccacacacatatacatccattcatccatcctccacacacccatccatccatccttgcACCTATCCATTctccacacacatatacatccattcatccatcctccacacacccatccatccatccatgcaccTATCCATTctccacacacatatacatccattcatccatcctccacacatccatccatccatccatgcaccTATCCATTctccacacacatatacatccattcatccatcctccacacacccatccatccatccttgcACCTATCCATTctccacacacatatacatccattcatccatcctccacacatccatccatccatccatgcaccTATCCATTctccacacacatatacatccattcatccatcctccacacacccatccatccatccttgcACCTATCCATTctccacacacatatacatccattcatccatcctccacacacccatccatccatccatgcaccTATCCATTctccacacacatatacatccattcatccatcctccacacatccatccatccatccatgtaccTATCCATTctccacacacatatacatccattcatccatcctccacacacccatccatccatccatgctaTCCATTctccacacacatatacatccattcatccatcctccacacactcatccatccatccatccatccatccatgctaTCCATTctccacacacatatacatccattcatccatcctccacacactcatccatccatccatccatccatccatgcaccTATCCATTctccacacacatatacatccattcatccatccatttgtccATACATCTATTCATGCACTCATTCATCCTCCACACACCTATTAatccatctatcaatccatccatccattctctacacatcaatccatccattcttcacacatccatctatccagtctcaacacatccatccatctctccctttCCTCCCTCCTTTTCCCCCTCCATTCTTCCATTATCCATCCacacatctatccatccatccatccatccatgcacctattcatccatccatttatctgtcaatacatccatgcatccatccatccatttacataTCCATCCATTCTCCACACACCCAtcactccatccatctatcgatccacccatccatcttccacacacctacacattcattcatccagccatccatccatacatccatccatcctccacacacctatatatccatccatccattcattcatccatccatccatctatccatccattcatccattctctaaacatctatccatccatccatgcacccattaatccattcatcctccatccacccatccatttatccacacatctatatatccattcatccatttaccaatccatccatccatctgcctatccatccattcacccacccatccatccatacatccatgcACCCATTCATCCTCCACATacccatccatccgtctgtccatccattcatccacacattcatccatccatccatccatctatgcaCTCATCCATTcttcacacacctatacatccatccatctatccatgcaCCCATTCATCCTCCACAcacccatccatacattcatccacCCTTTAATTTATCATCcttctattcatctatccaccACATTTATAATTTCTTGTTATTTCTGGCAGCTGGTGGCTCTAACATACAGGTCTGTAGAGATTTAAATAAGCTTTTAAGGCAGACATTTGGtgagatttaataatatttgctCAGTAAATGAAAACTCATTGAGCTAATAGCAATAACACTTGAATTGTGGTGTAATACGATTATTACACCACCTCGTCTTATCTTGAGATGATTATGTGATCCTGTGAGGTTTTCAAGTGCCTCTTCTCAAACTCataattacatttccattttagACCTTTACTCCTGCTTGATTACATAAACATTTGCCTTATCAGTAATGACTTTACCATTAGCTTCCTTTTACTTAGACAGTGGCATATCAAAAATCCACTGTCTCAAACTGCATTTTAACCTTGTATGCTATGGTAAATCAGAAGGCCAAAGCTTTTTAACAATGTACTCCAATGTAAAGatgtatttgtattgtttatgttGCATATGTTATAATTTTATGCAACGCATTACCTTGCCAACTCATTTTACTAACAGTCAACATCTGTAAAATAACCACTGGCATTAAGTAAGAATCAAGTTAATTGATTACCATGTTCAAGAAGttataataaagtatattttatttaaaataagctacagtagccgctcaggtggcgcagcggtaaattacgctagcgcaccagagttgggtttctagatgcatcgtatcgaaactcagctctacctttccgactgggttgggcggcagcataaacaacgtttggctgttgttcaggggcttagaggtagagtcggagcataggtcctcataactggtacaactgcggcccctgctggttgactgacggcgcctgcacagggctgaggaataacattgaggggggtgtgaccctccgagcgcagtgtctctcggtgtatgaactcggctcgtgcaggtgaaaaatgcaggctgtactgattcgtgccggagggggtgcaagtcagttgagtggcgtcctcagtcggcggcaaaagggtcgaatcagtatagaggacacaatcagggtaattggacacgattagaatggggataaaagttgggggggggggggggggggtagataataaaaattaaaaaaagctaCAGTAAAGAAGCTTTAGTTcataataaagaaaattatgAACAGTTACTTAAaattgggctatcaactgaaaggttgagagtttaaatcccagctctgccatacagccactgttgggcctttaagcAACGCCCTTAACCCTCTGTACTCCAGGGGTACTgtataatggctgaccctgcgctctgaccccagcttccaaactagctgggatatgtgaagaaagaatttctaTGTATATACAACAAATTAAAATGGCACAAAAATGTGGTCTAACAAGAATAATGTATCATTAATATAACTTAAGTCTCATCACCCAGgtaacaccatacctactgtaaaATATGCATCATTACTTGTGGATGTTTTCCAGCAGCACGGACTGACTACTCTGGTCAATGAGTGGTGCAGAGtacaaataaagataaaaaacatGCTTCCATctgacagaaaaagaacagaattGCTGTTTGTTTTGCACACACTGTCAGCACtaataaaatagtttaaaaaatagTGAGCGGCAATGTCAGAGTTCTAATTCGAACCCATTAAAGTTTTATGATAGGACGTCAAAAGTTGTTGTGCTACCCAACTAACCAGCCTGAAGTCATAcaattcctgccttgtgctatAAAGCCACTATTACCCAGCATAATGAAATAAAGTGGTTCCCTAATATATACTAGCAGTAAGTGGATATTTTGGTGGAGCAGTTAGGCTGACAATAATATTCTCAGTACTGTAGTATAAGACTTAATATTCCATCTTATAATGTACAACCCTTTTAAAACTGCACATCAGAGGTTTAAGCATCCCAGTTTAATGGAATTTATAGGTAGTGCCAAACTCTGTCAAACTACTGTTAAAAATGACATATTGTTCTTGTTAGTGTTAAATACAACTGGTATTTACTGGCATctattacatacactgatcagccataacatgaaaaccacctccttgtttctacactcactgtccattttatcagctccacttaccacatagaagcactttgtagttctacaattactgactgtagttcatctatttctctatatatgtttttaacctgctttcaccctgttcttcaatggtcaggacccccacaggaccaccacagagcaagtattatttagatgatggatcattctcagcacagcagtgacactgacatggtggtggtgtgttagtgtgtgttgtgccggtatgattggatcagacacagcagcgctgctggagttttaaaataccatgtccactcactgtccactctattaaacactcctacctagttggtccaccttgtagatgtaaagtcagagacgatcgctcatctattgctgctgtttgagttggtcat contains:
- the LOC134301561 gene encoding guanine nucleotide exchange factor subunit RIC1-like yields the protein YLSIYLSIYLSIYLSIPSIHVPIHSPHTYTSIHPSSTHPSIHPSHLSIHPSIHAPIHPSIYLS